Part of the Plasmodium knowlesi strain H genome assembly, chromosome: 11 genome is shown below.
ATTCGAATTGGTATTCCCCGTAGAACTTTTTTCGCATATAAAATCGTAGTTCACATCCTACAGCAGGGGGAATGGGTGTGTCGAGCAGTGAGTACTTTTCCCTCgtgttttatttctttattttattcctaaTGGTGTCAAAGAGAATATATTGCTTACCGATTCTTTCAGCATACTGTGCGCTATGCTACTAAGGTTTACAACCAAAGTGTCCGATGCTACGATTCGCTTATGAAGCAATTTGGTTAAGTAGAAGTGGCCCAGGTAGTTAATGAAGAAGGTCCTTTCCAGTCCATTCACGTACTGAAGTTTTTTATTCACAATTCCTGGGATTAAGTATAATGGAAATTAATAGGGGTTATGCTAAGACAGTGATGATATCAGGTGGGGGGTGTCTGCCTCTAAATCACATGGGGAATGCGGCACACAATTGATGGGAGCAACACATGATgcggaaaatatatatatatatatatatatattaataattttaCCGGCATTGTTGACTAATATATCTATTTTGGGGAATTTGCTGAGTATCTCATTTGCACAATTCTCTACGCTTTTGTAACTTGCCAAGTCAAGTTGCACACAGTGGATCTTGGCGCTACGTATGGGGGGAAGTGCGTACACACAGCTGTTCAGGTAAAGCTGATCACGTAAGGCGATTCATGTGCCTCTAATCACATGTTGTTTTTCCTACCCCCCCTCATTTTCTTACTAGGGATATCTGGTCAGCAAGTCCGTCTTCACAAATTCCATGTGTTCTACCGATCGGCAGGCCAAAACGACTTCGCACCCAAACTTCACAAATTCGGTTACGGCGGCTAGCCCGATTCCTTTATACCCCcctgcaagaaaaaaaaaaaaaaaaaaaaaaaaaaaaaaaaaaatgacaaaaagaaaagtgcacATGGTGCTAAGGGGACGCTCTCTTTTGCCAACACAGACGTGATAACAATGTTGTAGGAACTACGGGTTAATAAATATATCCAGTTAATGGTATTCACCTACCCGTCACAATAACGCATTTTCCTCTTAACAAATGGGAATTTTTCATCACCCCTTTGGAAGTACCACCAACGTTCATCACACATAAGAGGTAGTAGTAAGTAACAATAACTGAGATGTTTGTGACGTATTCGTAAATTTTATCATCAATTGAAGACAAGTTGAAGtgatttttttgaagaacatATATCAGCACTTTATAGAGGGGTAAACACCTGCatatggggggggggagacaGAAACAAGGTACAATGAACACCGGTGGAGATGTGTGTGCAGGGGTACATGGTAGGGAGTTACTTATACACATGTGGCAGAgtaatgtgtacatatataaacacacGTGTGGTTTAAGTGACGACAACATGTCGATAGCTGTTTGGCGAAATGAcatgaaaaatatgcatCACCAGATTATTCCTGAGACtagaataaaaatgaggaaccTTTTCAATGAGGGGTCGGTCAGAATAACCCCGAGAAATGATCTCGCTTTGTTTTtcacttccatttttttttttttttttcttttgtcatTCGTAGGTTATGCCTTTAGTCAAAAATGAACTTAAGTGGAGACCTCCCCAAATGTATGTTACGTGCGCATATTGcataatttcaaaaaaaaaaaaaaaaaaaaaatatgacaatCACGGTGGAGCTGCTTAGCATTAACTGGAAAAGATTTCTATGGCTCCCACTTTTTTGGGGGACTTAAATTAGgaaagcgtaaaaaaaaaaaaattccaacttCCACGCAGGGGGAGGGTGTATGGGTGTACATGTGGGAAGGGCACAAACCAAGTTCGCACATCACGTATGCAGCATATAGCCTTGGCAAATAGCTGACTTGGGGGGCTGTGAATTGGAGTTTTAAGGCATTTACCCTAttcagaaaaagaaaaaaaaaaacagttgcATCATTTTgctacttcctttttccggtttgttcttttccctccacaCATGCTGTACAAGAATGTTTTAAAGGGTGCTATGTTTCGCGATGGGTATGTTGCCCTATATGCTggtgtgtacatacatgtactatgtgtacatgtgacCATTgtgcattctttttcttcctacttATAATTCCCGCCACGTCATTTtggcaactttttttttttttttctcttccctttgggTGCATGTGCATTATTTTCGCTGTAGATAACACGTAGGTGCATATAACTGCGCTGCTATCTCagcgaataaaaaaatttcgtcGTTTTGCCACtgtaaaaatgtatgtaAAGTACGGAATGTGCGTGATTAAGCCGTttaagttcttttttttttttttgctttctatTATGGGTGAGGCCGCGTACAAAGCCACTATCCtttacttaattttttttttttcttctttttttttttttttgctttcttccctCTGAAGTGTGAAGTGCCTTTTTGCAATTGCATTTATTCACTTGCCCCCCATTTGCTAACGGCAACCGAAATTTATTCCTTGAgtattttttgaatttatAATTCTACGGAGTTTATTGACGGACTGACGATTAAAACAAATTACCAAGTTACCGAATGGGCAAATGATCAAATGACGAAATGACGAAATGAC
Proteins encoded:
- a CDS encoding putative oxidoreductase, short-chain dehydrogenase family, putative produces the protein MEVKNKARSFLGVILTDPSLKRFLIFILVSGIIWCLPLYKVLIYVLQKNHFNLSSIDDKIYEYVTNISVIVTYYYLLCVMNVGGTSKGVMKNSHLLRGKCVIVTGGYKGIGLAAVTEFVKFGCEVVLACRSVEHMEFVKTDLLTRYPYAKIHCVQLDLASYKSVENCANEILSKFPKIDILVNNAGIVNKKLQYVNGLERTFFINYLGHFYLTKLLHKRIVASDTLVVNLSSIAHSMLKESDVNYDFICEKSSTGNTNSNLLYRREYNFSKLCMLYYTQQLQRRFEKEKTKACTVSINPGLVRTELFRNEESWFRALAKNLIFSKSPLQGAQTILYVCLLDREKLAKGSYYSDCKVDYVRSYALDLHKSEVLWSFSEKMLSNK